One part of the Mesotoga infera genome encodes these proteins:
- a CDS encoding copper chaperone → MKLEIEGMSCNHCRMRIEKALKAVDGIE, encoded by the coding sequence ATGAAACTGGAAATCGAAGGAATGAGCTGCAATCACTGTAGAATGAGAATTGAAAAGGCATTAAAAGCCGTTGACGGAATAGAA